In Solanum stenotomum isolate F172 chromosome 6, ASM1918654v1, whole genome shotgun sequence, one DNA window encodes the following:
- the LOC125868290 gene encoding binding partner of ACD11 1 isoform X2, whose translation MNPGGYTAEVTGLSPAATEKDVQEFFGFCGAIEHVEIVRAGEHASTAYVTFRNPHALETAVLLSGAAILDQRVCITRWGHYQDEFDYWNHSSWKPQEDCHSSDSQGHYFVSSAGEAVTLTQDVVKTMLSQGYVLGKGALGKAKAFDESHGLSATAVSKVADLSERIGLTDKFCAGVEVARSVDQRYHISDTTRSAVSATGRTAISAATAVVNSSYFSKGALWMSGALSKAAQAAADLGSRGINK comes from the exons ATGAATCCAGGGGGTTATACAGCAGAAGTTACAGGTCTTTCCCCTGCTGCTACTGAGAAGGATGTTCAGGAGTTCTTTGGTTTCTGTGGGGCAATTGAACATGTTGAGATTGTCAG AGCTGGTGAACATGCAAGTACAGCCTATGTTACGTTTAGAAATCCTCATGCATTGGAAACGGCTGTCTTACTGAGT GGAGCTGCCATTTTGGATCAACGTGTGTGCATAACCAGATGGGGTCACTATCAAGATGAATTTGATTATTGGAATCATTCATCATGGAAACCTCAAGAAGACTGTCATTCAAGT GATTCCCAAGGACACTATTTTGTTTCTTCTGCTGGGGAAGCTGTAACATTGACTCAAGATGTGGTTAAAACCATGCTATCTCAAGGGTATGTTCTTGGAAAAGGCGCATTGGGAAAAGCCAAAGCTTTTGACGAATCTCATGGGCTCTCAGCAACTGCAGTCTCCAAGGTTGCTGATTTAAGTGAGAGAATCGGCCTCACTGACAAGTTCTGTGCCGGGGTTGAAGTGGCTAGATCCGTGGATCAGAGGTATCACATATCAGATACCACCAGATCAGCTGTTTCAGCTACAGGTAGAACTGCCATCTCTGCTGCAACTGCTGTTGTCAACAGTAGCTACTTTTCCAAAGGAGCTCTTTGGATGTCTGGTGCACTAAGTAAAGCGGCTCAAGCTGCAGCTGATTTGGGTAGCCGAGGCATTAACAAATGA
- the LOC125868290 gene encoding binding partner of ACD11 1 isoform X1 — MNPGGYTAEVTGLSPAATEKDVQEFFGFCGAIEHVEIVRAGEHASTAYVTFRNPHALETAVLLSGAAILDQRVCITRWGHYQDEFDYWNHSSWKPQEDCHSSQDSQGHYFVSSAGEAVTLTQDVVKTMLSQGYVLGKGALGKAKAFDESHGLSATAVSKVADLSERIGLTDKFCAGVEVARSVDQRYHISDTTRSAVSATGRTAISAATAVVNSSYFSKGALWMSGALSKAAQAAADLGSRGINK; from the exons ATGAATCCAGGGGGTTATACAGCAGAAGTTACAGGTCTTTCCCCTGCTGCTACTGAGAAGGATGTTCAGGAGTTCTTTGGTTTCTGTGGGGCAATTGAACATGTTGAGATTGTCAG AGCTGGTGAACATGCAAGTACAGCCTATGTTACGTTTAGAAATCCTCATGCATTGGAAACGGCTGTCTTACTGAGT GGAGCTGCCATTTTGGATCAACGTGTGTGCATAACCAGATGGGGTCACTATCAAGATGAATTTGATTATTGGAATCATTCATCATGGAAACCTCAAGAAGACTGTCATTCAAGT CAGGATTCCCAAGGACACTATTTTGTTTCTTCTGCTGGGGAAGCTGTAACATTGACTCAAGATGTGGTTAAAACCATGCTATCTCAAGGGTATGTTCTTGGAAAAGGCGCATTGGGAAAAGCCAAAGCTTTTGACGAATCTCATGGGCTCTCAGCAACTGCAGTCTCCAAGGTTGCTGATTTAAGTGAGAGAATCGGCCTCACTGACAAGTTCTGTGCCGGGGTTGAAGTGGCTAGATCCGTGGATCAGAGGTATCACATATCAGATACCACCAGATCAGCTGTTTCAGCTACAGGTAGAACTGCCATCTCTGCTGCAACTGCTGTTGTCAACAGTAGCTACTTTTCCAAAGGAGCTCTTTGGATGTCTGGTGCACTAAGTAAAGCGGCTCAAGCTGCAGCTGATTTGGGTAGCCGAGGCATTAACAAATGA